One uncultured Flavobacterium sp. DNA segment encodes these proteins:
- a CDS encoding amino acid dehydrogenase, producing MDATFATGKELQKMDPVFGQLSFDDHEQIVFCNDKDTGLKAIIGIHNSVMGPALGGTRMWNYNTEWEALNDVLRLSRGMTYKSAITGLNIGGGKAVIIGDAKTQKTPELMRKFGEFVHSLGGRYITAEDVGMETKDMDTVRDVTPYVTGISEERGGSGNPSPITAYGVYLGMKAAAKSQFGTDVLDGKKVLVQGIGHVGEALVEYLTKEGAIVTITDINEEKLLQVASKYNATIYTGNDLYTADVDIYAPCAMGAIINDDTVNKIKAKVIAGAANNQLADENVHGLRLQERGILYAPDFLINAGGIINVYAELEHYGKAEIMAKTENIYNTTLEIIDYAVKNGMTTHKAALTIAQNRIDLRKIENAAKK from the coding sequence ATGGATGCAACTTTCGCAACTGGAAAGGAACTTCAAAAAATGGATCCTGTTTTTGGTCAATTATCTTTTGACGATCACGAACAAATTGTTTTTTGCAATGACAAAGATACAGGTTTAAAAGCAATTATTGGTATTCATAATTCAGTTATGGGGCCAGCTTTGGGAGGTACTAGAATGTGGAATTATAATACTGAATGGGAGGCATTAAACGATGTTTTGCGTCTTTCAAGAGGTATGACGTATAAATCTGCTATTACCGGACTTAATATTGGTGGTGGTAAAGCAGTAATTATTGGTGATGCTAAAACGCAAAAAACTCCTGAGTTAATGCGTAAGTTTGGTGAGTTTGTTCACTCTCTTGGTGGAAGATATATCACAGCTGAAGATGTTGGAATGGAAACTAAAGACATGGACACTGTTAGAGACGTAACGCCTTATGTTACCGGAATCTCTGAAGAAAGAGGTGGTTCTGGAAATCCTTCTCCAATAACAGCTTACGGTGTTTATTTAGGAATGAAAGCGGCTGCTAAAAGTCAGTTTGGTACTGATGTTTTAGATGGTAAAAAAGTTTTGGTTCAGGGAATTGGTCACGTTGGTGAAGCTTTAGTTGAGTATTTGACTAAAGAAGGAGCAATCGTTACAATTACAGATATTAACGAAGAAAAATTACTTCAGGTTGCTTCAAAATACAATGCTACAATATATACAGGTAATGATTTATATACTGCGGATGTTGATATCTATGCACCGTGTGCAATGGGAGCAATTATCAATGATGATACTGTAAACAAAATTAAAGCTAAAGTTATTGCGGGTGCTGCCAACAATCAATTAGCTGACGAAAATGTTCACGGTTTAAGATTACAGGAAAGAGGTATTTTATATGCACCGGATTTCTTGATTAATGCTGGTGGAATTATCAATGTTTATGCTGAATTAGAGCATTATGGTAAAGCCGAAATCATGGCAAAAACAGAAAATATCTATAATACTACTTTAGAAATTATTGATTATGCTGTAAAAAACGGAATGACTACGCATAAAGCCGCTCTTACAATTGCTCAAAATCGTATCGATTTAAGAAAAATTGAAAACGCTGCTAAGAAGTAA
- a CDS encoding ABC transporter ATP-binding protein: protein MKELSYLNKYFIKYKYSFSLGILITIIAQIFSLFTPKLISKSLNAIEKFDKLPKADQTSQVIIDTYRQGLIHNVLLIIATTIVAGFLTFLMRQTLIVMSRHIEFDLKNEVFKQYENLSQNFYKQNRTGDLMNRISEDVSKVRMYVGPAVMYTINTFIRFAIVIIYMYNVSPLLTLYTILPLPILSYCIFKLSSEINKRSTTFQQYLSKVSSFTQEIFSGIRVIKAYSLENQHQNNMVALADESKQKSLDLAKVQSLFGPLMIALIGISNLVVIYFGGVMYINGTIANIGTIAEFILYVNMLTWPVASLGWVSSMVQEAEASQKRLNEFLKIEPEIKNKNQSHSDIQGLIAFENVNYTYEDTNIEALKNVSFTVKKGETLAILGKTGSGKSTILSLISRLYDVTEGRITIDHNEISTLNLNDLRNNIGIVPQDAFLFSDTIKNNIKFGNQNATDEEVMDAAKSAVVHDNIITFNKQYDTILGERGITLSGGQKQRVSIARAIIKNPAILLFDDCLSAVDTETEETILSNLFEFCKDKTTIIVSHRVSSAKNADKIIILEDGRIIQQGSHNQLINQEGYYSSLYLKQLSEKELL from the coding sequence ATGAAAGAATTAAGCTATTTAAACAAATATTTCATTAAATATAAATATAGTTTCTCTTTAGGAATTTTAATCACCATAATCGCACAAATCTTCTCTTTATTTACTCCTAAGTTAATTAGCAAGTCCTTAAACGCGATCGAGAAGTTTGATAAACTGCCAAAAGCAGATCAGACATCGCAGGTAATTATCGACACATATCGTCAAGGTTTGATTCATAACGTACTGCTAATCATAGCCACTACAATCGTAGCGGGTTTCTTAACTTTTTTAATGCGTCAGACTTTAATCGTAATGTCTCGTCATATTGAATTTGATTTGAAAAATGAGGTTTTCAAGCAATACGAGAATCTTTCGCAGAATTTCTACAAACAAAATCGTACCGGAGATTTAATGAATCGCATCAGCGAGGACGTTTCAAAAGTTCGTATGTATGTTGGTCCGGCGGTTATGTACACCATAAATACATTTATCCGTTTTGCCATCGTTATTATATATATGTATAATGTTTCGCCATTATTGACCTTATATACGATTTTACCTTTACCGATTCTTTCGTATTGTATTTTTAAACTGAGTTCAGAAATCAACAAACGAAGCACCACTTTCCAACAATATTTATCAAAAGTTTCAAGTTTTACACAAGAAATATTTTCAGGAATTCGCGTCATAAAAGCCTATTCTTTAGAAAATCAACATCAGAATAATATGGTGGCTCTTGCCGATGAAAGTAAACAGAAGAGTTTAGATCTCGCCAAAGTTCAATCACTATTTGGTCCTTTGATGATTGCTTTAATTGGAATCAGTAATTTGGTAGTAATATATTTTGGAGGTGTTATGTACATCAACGGAACGATTGCAAATATTGGTACAATTGCAGAGTTTATTCTATACGTAAACATGTTAACCTGGCCTGTAGCTTCGTTAGGATGGGTTTCATCAATGGTTCAGGAGGCCGAAGCTTCTCAAAAACGTTTGAATGAATTCTTGAAAATTGAGCCTGAAATCAAAAATAAAAACCAAAGTCATTCTGATATTCAAGGTTTAATTGCTTTCGAAAATGTGAATTATACCTATGAAGATACCAATATTGAGGCCCTGAAAAATGTATCTTTTACGGTGAAAAAAGGTGAAACACTGGCAATTCTGGGAAAAACAGGTTCTGGAAAATCAACAATATTATCGTTAATTTCCCGTTTATATGATGTTACGGAAGGAAGAATTACAATTGACCATAATGAAATAAGTACTTTAAACTTAAATGACTTAAGAAACAACATTGGAATTGTACCTCAGGATGCTTTTTTATTCTCGGATACGATTAAGAACAACATCAAATTTGGCAATCAAAATGCAACGGACGAAGAAGTAATGGATGCTGCCAAAAGTGCTGTGGTTCATGACAACATCATTACTTTTAACAAACAATATGATACAATTTTAGGAGAAAGAGGTATCACACTTTCAGGCGGACAAAAGCAGCGTGTATCTATTGCACGTGCGATTATTAAAAATCCGGCGATTTTACTTTTCGACGATTGTTTGTCTGCAGTCGATACTGAAACGGAAGAAACGATTTTAAGTAATTTATTTGAATTTTGTAAAGATAAAACTACAATAATTGTCAGTCATCGAGTTTCATCGGCTAAAAATGCCGATAAAATAATCATTCTTGAAGACGGAAGAATCATACAACAAGGCTCTCATAATCAATTAATAAATCAGGAAGGTTATTATTCATCGTTATATTTAAAACAACTTTCGGAAAAAGAATTACTTTAA
- a CDS encoding PUR family DNA/RNA-binding protein — protein sequence MRENDMLEKEEIFSKVLRAGRRTYFFDVRATKADDYYITITESKKFTEEDGSFHFKKHKIYLYKEDFSAFAEILEEMTSYVLNHKGEEVISERHQKDFKKEYGSDKPEGQRTSFTDIDFDDI from the coding sequence ATGAGAGAAAATGACATGTTAGAAAAAGAAGAGATTTTTTCTAAAGTATTACGAGCAGGAAGAAGAACTTATTTCTTTGATGTGAGAGCTACTAAAGCTGACGATTATTATATCACAATTACCGAAAGTAAAAAATTTACTGAAGAAGATGGTTCTTTTCATTTTAAAAAACACAAAATTTACTTGTACAAAGAAGATTTTAGTGCTTTTGCCGAAATACTAGAAGAAATGACTTCATACGTCTTGAACCACAAAGGCGAAGAAGTAATTTCTGAAAGACACCAAAAAGATTTCAAAAAAGAATACGGTTCTGATAAACCTGAGGGTCAAAGAACTAGTTTTACTGATATTGATTTTGACGATATTTAG
- a CDS encoding alpha/beta hydrolase: METQLLILPGLGNSGEKHWQTFWHKKFENSIRLVQDNWDEPIREEWIERLNEEVSKLNTPTILVAHSLAVSLVQHWAASNTNKNIVGALLVAPADVDSPEHTPESIRNFSPMPTSKLPFPSIVIASENDPYASFERKQYFAEKWGSDFVNVGQQGHINSDSDLKYWEEGQLILQQLIDKIS; this comes from the coding sequence ATGGAAACACAACTTTTAATATTACCCGGACTTGGAAATTCCGGCGAGAAACATTGGCAAACCTTTTGGCATAAAAAATTTGAAAACTCAATACGTTTGGTTCAGGACAATTGGGACGAACCTATTCGCGAGGAATGGATTGAACGCTTAAACGAAGAAGTATCTAAACTCAATACTCCAACTATTTTAGTGGCTCATAGTCTGGCCGTTTCATTAGTGCAACATTGGGCAGCATCAAATACGAACAAAAATATTGTAGGTGCATTATTAGTGGCTCCTGCCGATGTAGATTCTCCTGAACATACGCCCGAAAGCATTAGGAACTTTTCACCAATGCCAACTTCAAAATTACCTTTTCCGTCGATCGTTATAGCAAGCGAAAATGATCCCTATGCTTCTTTTGAAAGAAAACAATATTTTGCAGAAAAATGGGGAAGTGATTTCGTAAATGTCGGACAGCAAGGACACATCAACTCAGATTCTGATTTAAAATACTGGGAAGAAGGTCAGTTGATTTTACAGCAGTTGATTGATAAAATTTCTTAG
- a CDS encoding tRNA-binding protein, with amino-acid sequence MDLTWSEFERTDMRVGTIIEVNDFPEARKPAYQLTIDFGVEIGIRKSSAQITALYKKEDLLNRQIISVVNFPRKQIGKFMSECLVLGAIGKEGDVILLAPDFKIENGLRIG; translated from the coding sequence ATGGATTTAACCTGGAGTGAATTTGAAAGAACCGATATGCGTGTCGGAACCATTATAGAAGTAAATGATTTTCCCGAAGCAAGAAAACCCGCTTATCAGCTTACAATTGATTTTGGTGTCGAAATTGGTATCCGAAAATCATCGGCACAAATAACAGCACTTTACAAAAAAGAAGACTTATTAAACCGACAAATTATATCAGTAGTAAATTTCCCAAGAAAACAAATCGGAAAATTTATGAGCGAATGCCTGGTTCTTGGCGCAATAGGCAAGGAGGGAGACGTAATTTTATTGGCTCCTGATTTTAAAATAGAAAACGGACTTAGGATTGGGTAG
- a CDS encoding alpha/beta hydrolase, with translation MENSLANTGVSLKDHSFDIQHLNTDKYIETDKNVKLYVKDYGTGKPVILIHGWPFSNEMWEYQIDFLVQNNYRVIAYDRRGFGKSSHPYDGYDYDTLTDDLKEIIEQLQLENATLVGFSMGGGEVVRYFSRHSGKGVTKAVLISVTVPFLLQTNENPDGYPKEKTENTANAIKADRIGFMDNFGKTFFGINIINRPLSTPLLEYYRTLCSVASPRATLKCAESFSFTDFRNELDFIKVPTLIIHGDDDKIVPIDLTSKKAAKAITENTYIVYEGAPHGLFYTHKDKLNKDLLDFLNA, from the coding sequence ATGGAAAATAGTCTTGCAAATACCGGCGTTTCGCTCAAAGATCATAGCTTTGATATTCAACATTTAAACACGGATAAATATATTGAAACGGATAAAAATGTAAAACTTTATGTCAAAGATTATGGAACTGGAAAACCGGTAATTTTAATTCATGGCTGGCCATTTTCTAACGAAATGTGGGAATACCAAATCGATTTTCTGGTTCAAAATAATTACCGTGTAATTGCTTATGATCGCCGCGGATTTGGCAAATCATCACATCCTTATGACGGATATGATTATGATACTTTAACGGATGATTTAAAAGAAATTATTGAGCAGCTTCAATTAGAAAATGCAACTCTTGTTGGTTTCTCTATGGGAGGCGGTGAAGTTGTTCGTTACTTTAGCCGTCATAGTGGAAAAGGCGTTACAAAAGCAGTTCTAATTTCTGTTACAGTTCCTTTTTTACTGCAAACCAATGAAAATCCTGATGGTTATCCAAAAGAAAAAACCGAAAATACAGCAAATGCGATTAAAGCAGACCGAATAGGATTTATGGATAATTTTGGGAAAACCTTCTTCGGAATAAATATTATAAACAGGCCTTTGAGTACTCCATTATTAGAATATTACAGAACCTTATGTTCCGTAGCTTCTCCCCGCGCTACTTTAAAATGTGCAGAATCTTTTTCGTTTACTGATTTTAGAAACGAATTGGATTTCATAAAAGTTCCAACTTTAATTATTCATGGCGACGATGATAAAATTGTTCCTATTGACCTAACTTCCAAAAAAGCAGCCAAAGCCATTACCGAAAACACTTATATTGTTTATGAAGGCGCGCCACACGGCTTATTTTATACTCATAAAGACAAACTAAACAAAGATTTATTAGATTTTTTGAATGCCTAG
- a CDS encoding thioredoxin family protein, giving the protein MARTPSNMIPLGTIAPSFKLKDTNSSNEYSFEDLKGSKGTLVIFICNHCPFVHHVIREVVMIANDYRVQGIGVIAISSNDVVKYPQDSPELMTEFAFQNKIDFPYLFDESQEVAKAYEAACTPDFYLFDNQNRLFYRGQLDDSRPGNGIPLSGSDLRNAIDCLIYNRKLKGPQKPSIGCNIKWK; this is encoded by the coding sequence ATGGCACGTACACCTTCAAATATGATTCCCCTTGGAACAATTGCTCCAAGTTTTAAATTAAAAGACACTAATTCTAGTAATGAATATTCATTTGAAGATTTAAAAGGATCAAAAGGTACACTTGTAATTTTCATTTGCAATCATTGTCCGTTTGTGCATCATGTAATTAGGGAAGTTGTAATGATTGCTAATGATTATCGTGTTCAGGGAATTGGTGTTATTGCCATTTCGAGTAATGATGTTGTAAAATATCCGCAAGATTCTCCTGAATTGATGACTGAATTTGCTTTTCAGAATAAAATAGATTTCCCTTATTTATTCGACGAAAGCCAGGAAGTTGCCAAAGCTTACGAAGCGGCTTGTACTCCTGATTTTTACTTATTTGACAATCAAAACCGATTATTTTACCGTGGTCAGCTTGATGATTCCAGACCCGGAAATGGAATTCCGCTAAGCGGAAGTGATTTACGCAACGCAATTGATTGCCTCATTTATAATCGAAAATTAAAAGGTCCTCAAAAGCCCAGTATTGGCTGTAATATCAAATGGAAATAA
- a CDS encoding GreA/GreB family elongation factor: protein MKPTPTFCKTDYQFLRELILKSKNSTNTKEANQLSQELDRAIISEESKLDNSIVRINSYITIEDVKANKQMKIQIVLPSFADIKQSKISILAPLSVAIIGFKENDEVDWELPAGIKTLKIVSVSNTSESVS from the coding sequence ATGAAACCAACACCCACCTTCTGTAAAACAGATTATCAGTTTCTAAGAGAATTGATATTAAAAAGTAAAAATTCAACAAATACTAAGGAAGCCAATCAGCTTTCGCAAGAATTAGATCGCGCGATTATCAGCGAAGAAAGTAAATTGGACAACTCGATCGTGAGAATCAATTCTTATATAACTATCGAAGATGTAAAAGCAAATAAACAAATGAAAATTCAAATCGTTTTACCTTCATTTGCTGACATAAAACAAAGTAAAATTTCGATTCTGGCACCTTTAAGCGTTGCTATTATTGGTTTCAAGGAAAATGATGAAGTTGATTGGGAATTACCGGCTGGAATTAAGACTTTAAAAATAGTTTCGGTTAGCAATACTTCTGAAAGCGTTTCTTAA
- a CDS encoding cytochrome c — MMKTKILILAAVVLLIVSCATKKSAPAAVTEAAKTTELTSELAEGKNMYENNCAKCHKLFDPKKFSQENWKPILVKMQKKAKLDDTQMASISNYITSQL, encoded by the coding sequence ATGATGAAAACAAAAATCTTAATCCTGGCAGCTGTAGTATTACTTATAGTTTCGTGTGCTACTAAAAAGTCAGCGCCAGCAGCTGTAACTGAAGCTGCAAAAACTACAGAGTTAACGTCTGAATTAGCAGAAGGTAAAAACATGTACGAAAACAATTGTGCAAAATGCCATAAATTATTTGACCCAAAGAAATTTAGTCAGGAAAATTGGAAACCAATTTTAGTAAAAATGCAGAAAAAAGCGAAGTTAGATGATACTCAAATGGCTTCAATATCAAATTATATAACTTCTCAATTGTAA
- a CDS encoding peptidylprolyl isomerase, with protein MENGIYAKFNTSKGSILVKLTHDLTPGTVGNFVALAEGNMENKVKPQGQKFYDGLTFHRVIPDFMIQGGCPKGTGTGDPGYKFDDEFHPSLKHDRPGVLAMANSGPASNGSQFYITHVPTSWLDGKHTVFGHVIEGQEIVDAVAQGDSLDNVEIIRVGEEAEKFNAIEAFIALKGARLKRDAALKAESEAKMEQLAAGFDKTDSGLRYKMIQKGDGKKAEAGKTVAVHYEGSLENGKVFDSSYPRKKPIEFRLGQGQVIEGWDEGIALLQVGDKARFVIPSDLAYGASGAGGVIPPNATLIFDVELMDVK; from the coding sequence ATGGAAAACGGAATATACGCTAAATTCAACACTAGTAAAGGTTCAATTTTAGTAAAACTTACACATGATTTAACACCAGGAACCGTAGGGAATTTTGTAGCTCTTGCAGAAGGAAATATGGAAAATAAAGTAAAACCTCAAGGACAAAAATTCTATGATGGATTAACATTTCATAGAGTAATTCCTGATTTTATGATCCAAGGTGGTTGTCCAAAAGGAACTGGAACTGGAGATCCTGGATATAAATTTGATGATGAATTTCACCCAAGTTTAAAACACGATCGTCCGGGAGTTTTAGCAATGGCAAATTCAGGACCTGCAAGTAATGGTTCTCAATTTTACATTACTCACGTTCCAACTTCTTGGTTAGACGGAAAACACACTGTTTTTGGTCACGTAATCGAAGGTCAGGAAATCGTTGATGCTGTTGCTCAAGGTGATTCTCTTGACAATGTAGAAATCATCAGAGTTGGAGAAGAAGCTGAAAAATTTAATGCTATTGAAGCTTTTATCGCTTTAAAAGGTGCTCGTCTTAAACGTGACGCAGCTTTAAAAGCAGAATCTGAGGCAAAAATGGAGCAATTAGCTGCTGGTTTTGATAAAACTGATAGTGGTTTGCGTTATAAAATGATCCAAAAAGGAGACGGTAAAAAAGCTGAAGCTGGTAAAACAGTTGCAGTTCATTACGAAGGATCTTTAGAAAACGGAAAAGTTTTTGATTCTTCTTACCCACGTAAAAAACCAATCGAATTTAGATTAGGTCAAGGACAAGTTATCGAAGGTTGGGATGAAGGTATTGCTTTATTACAAGTTGGAGACAAAGCTCGTTTTGTAATTCCATCTGATTTGGCTTATGGAGCTTCAGGAGCTGGAGGAGTTATTCCGCCAAACGCAACTTTGATTTTTGACGTTGAATTAATGGACGTAAAATAA
- a CDS encoding MFS transporter: MAACTGLIVANLYYCQPLIVLIANEFKIPEASAGTITYLTQAGYAIGLFFMVPLGDKIERKKQILMTTFASVIALIIAATAKSFFLLQIASLLIGITSIVPQLILPLAASLSAPEQRGKVVGTIMSGLLVGILLSRTLSGFIGQVLGWRSMFYIAAGICLLIFFVIQNKFPVNKPQFQGTYGELIKSLFTLIKTQPVLREATMINVFSFAQFGAFWTTMVLLLSGAPFHFNSATIGLFGIVGASGALAAPLVGKMGDKGNSRIAVGYGCLLILISFLVFYFAIESVIGIAIGIVFIDIGIQGVHISNQTRVYSLLPEARNRLNTVFMSFSFLGTAAGSAYGLFLWKLGGWPAVTIGCVGLSLLSFVVYGLTYKSKSKK; encoded by the coding sequence ATGGCAGCTTGCACTGGACTTATAGTTGCAAATCTGTATTACTGCCAACCTTTAATTGTTTTAATTGCCAACGAATTTAAAATTCCGGAAGCCAGCGCAGGTACAATAACGTATCTAACACAAGCCGGTTATGCTATTGGTTTGTTTTTTATGGTTCCGTTGGGTGATAAAATAGAACGTAAAAAACAAATTTTAATGACCACTTTTGCGTCAGTAATTGCATTGATTATTGCAGCTACGGCAAAAAGTTTCTTTTTGCTGCAAATTGCATCTTTATTGATCGGAATTACTTCAATTGTCCCGCAACTTATTTTGCCATTGGCAGCTTCATTAAGTGCGCCGGAACAAAGAGGAAAAGTAGTTGGAACTATCATGAGCGGATTACTTGTAGGTATTTTGTTATCGAGAACTTTAAGCGGATTCATTGGGCAGGTTCTGGGTTGGAGATCGATGTTTTATATCGCAGCCGGAATTTGTTTATTGATCTTTTTTGTGATTCAGAATAAATTCCCGGTAAATAAACCACAGTTTCAGGGAACTTATGGGGAGTTAATTAAATCCCTTTTTACCCTTATAAAAACGCAACCTGTTTTGCGTGAAGCGACAATGATTAATGTGTTTAGTTTTGCACAATTTGGAGCTTTCTGGACCACAATGGTTTTATTACTTTCAGGAGCACCTTTTCATTTTAATAGTGCCACAATTGGATTATTTGGTATTGTAGGTGCTTCAGGAGCTTTAGCAGCACCTTTGGTTGGAAAAATGGGAGATAAAGGAAACTCCAGAATTGCTGTAGGTTACGGTTGTTTGCTGATCTTAATTAGCTTTTTAGTTTTTTATTTCGCAATAGAAAGTGTAATCGGAATCGCTATCGGAATTGTATTTATTGATATCGGAATTCAAGGTGTCCACATTTCAAACCAAACCCGGGTTTATTCGTTGCTTCCGGAAGCCAGAAACCGACTAAATACGGTATTTATGTCGTTTAGCTTTTTAGGAACTGCAGCCGGATCTGCTTACGGATTATTTTTATGGAAACTTGGCGGATGGCCCGCTGTAACTATCGGATGTGTAGGATTGTCATTACTCTCATTTGTAGTTTACGGTCTTACTTATAAATCAAAGTCTAAAAAATAG
- a CDS encoding sugar phosphate isomerase/epimerase → MVTRRSFIINTSLAATAVLAIPSLAFTMNKKEIGLQLYTLRDELPKDVKLTLERVAAVGFTTVETYGFSIKDQFWGLSPIELKKILDKNGLKAISGHYNLGSFLADGNTTELLAAVEAAKVLNNEYLTIPWVDEPFRKNIADYKIIASRLNQAAKVCANAGLKLAYHNHDFEFQKYDGITGYEILLKETDKDLVYFELDLYWVVRSGNDPLKLFKENPERFKMWHVKDMDKKTPALNTEIGSGSIDFKTIFKEAKQSGMNHFFVEQEHNYNPNPFESIKESCDFISKNLI, encoded by the coding sequence ATGGTTACAAGAAGAAGCTTTATTATAAACACAAGTCTGGCTGCAACGGCAGTTTTGGCTATACCATCATTAGCATTTACCATGAATAAAAAAGAAATTGGTTTACAATTATACACGTTGCGAGATGAACTTCCTAAAGATGTAAAATTGACTTTAGAGCGAGTTGCTGCAGTGGGATTTACAACTGTTGAAACGTATGGCTTTTCGATTAAAGATCAGTTTTGGGGATTATCTCCAATCGAATTAAAGAAAATACTAGACAAAAATGGACTAAAAGCAATTAGTGGACATTATAACCTGGGAAGCTTTTTGGCAGACGGAAATACTACTGAACTACTTGCGGCTGTTGAAGCGGCAAAAGTTCTAAATAATGAATATTTAACCATTCCATGGGTCGATGAACCTTTTCGAAAAAATATCGCTGATTATAAAATAATTGCCAGTCGTTTAAATCAGGCAGCTAAAGTTTGTGCTAATGCAGGTTTAAAATTAGCCTATCACAATCACGATTTCGAATTTCAAAAATATGACGGAATCACGGGTTATGAAATTCTATTAAAAGAAACTGATAAGGATTTGGTTTATTTTGAGCTGGATTTATATTGGGTTGTTCGTTCCGGAAATGATCCGCTTAAATTGTTTAAGGAAAATCCTGAACGTTTTAAAATGTGGCACGTAAAAGATATGGATAAGAAAACCCCAGCTTTAAACACGGAAATAGGTTCAGGATCTATAGATTTTAAAACTATTTTTAAGGAAGCAAAACAATCCGGAATGAACCATTTTTTTGTAGAACAAGAGCATAATTACAATCCAAATCCTTTTGAATCAATTAAAGAGAGTTGTGATTTTATTTCTAAAAACTTGATTTAA
- a CDS encoding NADPH-dependent FMN reductase, which produces MSQKIKILAITGSTRKNSSNYKILKYISEKIKTEFEVEIFEDLADIPHFNPDLDNENLPKQVEAFRNKIIAADGVIICTPEYVFSLPGSLKNALEWCVSTTIFSNKKTGLITASASGEMGHEQLTLIMKTLEAKFDENTKLLIQGVRGKINDEGKIINEETEIALQRFIHNFENLFLMF; this is translated from the coding sequence ATGTCACAAAAAATAAAAATTCTTGCCATAACAGGCAGCACCAGAAAGAATTCAAGCAATTATAAAATCTTAAAATATATTTCTGAAAAAATAAAAACGGAGTTTGAAGTCGAAATCTTCGAAGATTTAGCTGATATTCCTCATTTTAATCCCGATTTAGATAATGAAAATTTGCCAAAGCAAGTTGAAGCTTTCAGGAATAAAATTATTGCTGCTGACGGAGTTATAATTTGCACACCGGAATATGTTTTTAGTTTACCGGGAAGTTTAAAAAACGCTTTGGAATGGTGCGTTTCGACTACTATTTTTTCGAATAAAAAGACGGGATTGATTACTGCTTCGGCTTCGGGAGAAATGGGACACGAACAACTAACTTTGATAATGAAAACACTGGAAGCTAAATTTGACGAGAATACTAAACTGCTGATACAAGGCGTTCGTGGAAAAATTAATGATGAAGGAAAAATTATTAATGAAGAAACGGAAATTGCACTTCAACGTTTTATACACAATTTTGAAAACCTGTTTTTAATGTTTTAG
- a CDS encoding nuclear transport factor 2 family protein, which yields MVDTNRNEKLIKQYFDYFNNHDWKKMSEMYTETAEFKDPSLGIGIVKQSRKQTEDKYAELNKVFPDLHDKIIQIYPSGENHIIVEFISTGTAPDNSKFELPICTIFTIDNGLITKDFTYFDNFEDEDSEK from the coding sequence ATGGTAGATACAAATCGGAATGAAAAATTGATAAAACAATACTTTGATTATTTTAATAATCATGATTGGAAAAAGATGTCGGAAATGTATACTGAAACGGCAGAATTCAAAGATCCTTCTTTAGGAATTGGAATTGTAAAGCAATCCCGTAAACAAACAGAAGATAAATATGCCGAATTAAATAAAGTTTTCCCTGATTTACACGATAAGATTATTCAAATTTATCCATCAGGAGAAAATCATATTATTGTGGAGTTTATTTCGACAGGAACCGCACCGGATAATTCAAAATTTGAATTGCCTATTTGTACTATTTTCACAATTGACAATGGATTAATTACCAAAGATTTTACTTATTTCGATAATTTTGAAGATGAAGATTCCGAGAAATAG